Within Calderihabitans maritimus, the genomic segment CCTCCTCCTCGTACCCCAATACTTTATACTTTAAGGCTTATAAGACAGCGGTGCCTTGAAAAGCCTAGGCTAACAAAATTAAATACTTTTTTATAAAAAGCAGGGCTGTACTTCGTTAAATCCGGATCAATTCCCTGGGGTAATTAGTTAAGATTTCGGCACCATCATCTTTTACAAGAATCGTATCAGTTATCCGCGGTCCACCAATACCTTTTTTATATATAGTCGGTAATAACAGGTCTACTACCATCTTCTTTTGAATTACTTCTTTCCTGCCTTTGCCAATGATAGGATAAAACTCTGACTGCCGAAGCCCTACTCCGTAGCCAATATAGGTCAAAAAGGCTTTTTCGAACCCTGCCTTGGCAATCACTTCTCGGGCAGCAGCATCTACCTGTTCGGACGTTACTCCGTCTCTCAATTTGCCTATAGCTGCTTCTTGGGCCTGAAGAAGAAGTTCATACGTTCTTTCCTGCTCTGGGGGAATATCGCCGAGGGCTACCGTGCGGCACATTTTGGAGCAGTATCCTTCGTATGTCGCACCTATGTGGACAACAACCACCTCTCCTTCCTGGATCACTTTGTTGCTGGAATGGGGGTGACTCATGAGGGTTTTTTCCCCCGAGACTATCTGTGGTCTGAAAGGTAAGCCACTGGACCCGGCCTTTAACATGGTATACTCTGCTTCGGCAAGAACTTCAAGCTCAGAAATCCCTGGACGTATTGTTTTGATAGCTGCTTCCATTCCGCTGCAAAGTATCTGGGAAGCTTTTCTGATCTTTTCAATTTCATCTTCGTCTTTAATTGACCGCACACGATAAAACAACTCGGTGGCGTTGATAAATTCTGCTGCAGGAAATCCCTTTCTAAGTCCCTCGTAAACACTA encodes:
- a CDS encoding M24 family metallopeptidase; amino-acid sequence: MWQERVRRIQNLMEERNLDLLFVVGRENLIYFVGTTQIECMALLIPKAGEPQAIVLWLDAAHVREKGMEVVPYYFPQETLVDKAVDCLKKAGYKAPRIGFEKYFVEFSVYEGLRKGFPAAEFINATELFYRVRSIKDEDEIEKIRKASQILCSGMEAAIKTIRPGISELEVLAEAEYTMLKAGSSGLPFRPQIVSGEKTLMSHPHSSNKVIQEGEVVVVHIGATYEGYCSKMCRTVALGDIPPEQERTYELLLQAQEAAIGKLRDGVTSEQVDAAAREVIAKAGFEKAFLTYIGYGVGLRQSEFYPIIGKGRKEVIQKKMVVDLLLPTIYKKGIGGPRITDTILVKDDGAEILTNYPRELIRI